The genomic interval CTTGAGGAACTGCCGCACCGCCTCTTCGAAGCCGCTCGGCAGGTCGCGCCAGATGCCTCCCGGTCGGATGTACGAGGTCATCATCCGCTGTCCCGAGCACATCTCGAAGATGTCGAGGATGATCTCTCGTTCCCGGAAGCAGTACAGGAAGGTGGACATGGCTGCCAGGTCAAGGCTGGACGTGGCCAGCCAGACCAGATGAGAGGCGATCCGCTGGAGTTCGGTCAGAATGACGCGAACGGCCTGCGCGCGCGGTGGGACGTCCAGGCCGACCAGCTTCTCGATCGCCAGGCAGTACACCAGGTTGTTGCCGATGTTGTTCAGGTAGTCCATGCGATCGGTCATCACCAAAGCCTGGAGGAAATTCTTGGCCTCCATGTTCTTCTCAATGCCGGTGTGCAGGAACCCGATGTCCGGGATGCAGTTGACGACGATCTCGCCGTCGAGCTCCAGGAGCAGGCGCAGCACGCCGTGGGTGCTGGGATGCTGCGGTCCCATATTGAGCAGCAGGGTATCGCCCTCGATGGCCCGGCTCGAAACCAGGTGTTTGAGTTCATCGAAGGAGACTTCGAGTGTCGGCGCTGGCATCAGACTGTTTCGGTAGCTACCGCTGTTTACCGCGTTGCGTACGGCTTGCGCCGGTCGATTTCGTCGAA from Anaerolineales bacterium carries:
- a CDS encoding NADH-quinone oxidoreductase subunit D (Catalyzes the transfer of electrons from NADH to quinone); amino-acid sequence: MPAPTLEVSFDELKHLVSSRAIEGDTLLLNMGPQHPSTHGVLRLLLELDGEIVVNCIPDIGFLHTGIEKNMEAKNFLQALVMTDRMDYLNNIGNNLVYCLAIEKLVGLDVPPRAQAVRVILTELQRIASHLVWLATSSLDLAAMSTFLYCFREREIILDIFEMCSGQRMMTSYIRPGGIWRDLPSGFEEAVRQFLK